Proteins from one Vanessa atalanta chromosome 15, ilVanAtal1.2, whole genome shotgun sequence genomic window:
- the LOC125069475 gene encoding opsin-2-like — protein MIPVLNMDNKTENYNIYGAYFAPLRSSDGIKMLVDGLEGEDLAVVPEHWFSYAAPPASAHTALALLYCFLTAAALIGNGLVVFIFATTKSLRTSSNLLILNLAILDFIMMAKAPLFIYNSAMRGFATGALGCQIFALMGSYSGIGAGMTNACIAYDRHSTITRPLDGRLSRGKALLMIALVWIYATPWSLMPLFKVWGRFVPEGYLTSCTFDYLSNTFDTKLFVGCIFVCSYVFPMSFIIYFYSGIVKQVFAHEAALREQAKKMNVESLRSNQNASAESAEIRIAKAALTVCFLFVASWTPYGVMSLIGAFGDQQLLTPGVTMIPAVTCKVVACIDPWVYAISHPKYRQELQRRMPWLQINEPDENASTGTNNTANSSAPATA, from the exons ATGATCCCGGTACTCAACATGGACAATAAGacggaaaattataatatctatggTGCTTACTTTGCTCCCCTCAg atCTAGCGATGGCATCAAGATGCTGGTCGACGGTCTGGAGGGCGAAGACTTGGCAGTAGTTCCTGAGCACTGGTTTTCCTACGCCGCACCGCCTGCCAGCGCGCACACCGCATTGGCGCTTCTTTACTGCTTTTTGACTGCTGCTGCTTTAATCGGAAATGGACtagtagtatttatatttgcaac GACAAAGAGCTTACGGACATCCAGCAATCTACTCATTCTAAATCTAGCAATCCTTGATTTTATAATGATGGCAAAGGCGCCGCTTTTCATCTACAACAGCGCCATGCGAGGCTTTGCTACTGGGGCATTGGGATGTCAGATCTTCGCTCTTATGGGTTCTTATAGTGGCATCGGTGCGGGGATGACCAACGCTTGTATCGCATATGATAg aCATTCAACAATAACCCGTCCACTCGATGGGCGGTTGTCGCGTGGAAAAGCTTTATTGATGATAGCTCTCGTATGGATTTACGCTACACCTTGGTCATTAATGCCACTATTCAAAGTGTGGGGACGATTTGTACCTG AGGGTTACTTAACATCGTGTACGTTTGACTACCTTTCCAACACATTCGACACCAAATTATTTGTAGGTTGCATATTTGTATGCAGCTATGTTTTTCCCATgagttttatcatatatttctaCAGCGGAATCGTCAAACAAGTATTTGCACATGAAGCAGCCCTAAG GGAACAAGCGAAGAAGATGAACGTTGAATCATTGAGATCTAATCAGAACGCATCCGCGGAATCGGCTGAGATCCGAATCGCGAAGGCAGCGCTCACCGTGTGCTTTCTGTTTGTCGCTTCTTGGACGCCTTACGGTGTAATGTCGTTAATAGGAGCTTTTGGAGATCAGCAACTTTTAACGCCTGGT GTAACCATGATTCCTGCAGTAACGTGTAAGGTTGTAGCGTGTATCGACCCATGGGTCTATGCAATCAGCCATCCAAAATACAG aCAAGAACTTCAGCGACGTATGCCTTGGCTCCAAATCAACGAGCCAGATGAAAATGCTTCGACGGGCACCAACAACACAGCAAATTCTTCTGCGCCAGCAACAGCGTAA
- the LOC125069476 gene encoding uncharacterized protein C16orf52 homolog A has product MDKLTVISGTLFMTADVFAIVSLAMPDWIITDVGGDTRLGLMWSCITLYNRPQVCFTPDLQPEWLLALICIFMGCICITTTVILLASSHFDRNVIPYARWVGFAAMVVFCLAAVIFPMGFHVDEIGGQPYQLPNSHQVGISYILFVLSLWITVISELFAGKVCLPHF; this is encoded by the exons ATGGATAAGCTAACTGTAATTTCTGGAACTTTGTTTATGACTGCAGATGTTTTTGCAATCGTGAGTCTTGCTATGCCAGATTGGATAATTACTGATGTAGgag gtgATACTCGTCTTGGATTGATGTGGTCttgtataacattatataaccGCCCGCAAGTTTGTTTTACCCCAGATCTGCAACCAGAATGGTTATTAGCattgatttgtatatttatggGATGCATTTGTATAACTACAACTGTAATTTTACTTGCATCAAGTCATTTTGATCGTAACGTGATACCTTATGCACGCTGGGTTGGATTTGCAGCAA tggTGGTATTTTGCTTAGCTGCTGTTATATTTCCTATGGGCTTTCATGTGGATGAAATTGGCGGCCAACCTTACCAACTACCAAATAGCCATCAAGTTggaatatcatatatattatttgttctttCATTATGGATAACTGTGATATCTGAACTTTTTGCGGGCAAAGTTTGCTTgcctcatttttaa
- the LOC125069194 gene encoding leukocyte receptor cluster member 8 homolog, translated as MTDNSSKEPPLQTMSGMPPNHNPWMYSLYHQYNGYHGGMFPQFYNHQYFNQMGNSGGFHNDGHHFQQNKDNKVDFGHPQFSKPPPSLLGMSPLDASRPFNNQSPIRFNLSGNRKSAPIPPNENPLLANSNAKKKRKKGNKTNSESNEVLLPPLPDHPPPLPPCPPPDLPKPPPPPPLDVPLPPPIATEDIPEPLEEPKSNNNEENELENIVPIDNSSNFLKSSPIQTGTWPESLERYIKRCYEKCKTAFDRDQIDICLKGRITAAANKDEIWTRNWDEEPIPSVHSERNNLSVKPVRGTLALYQKSEAVSELYKGKPALSTRGFNGHKSPSQRRRKAHSRSHSKSKSPPRKRNSTSSGSSDEIDDKKNKNKNRQKVKDRLSLDQKKPEKFQKNNKKKACNQFIVEDVQGNAEKLQKRAQRFGNVNIPTIASSVQANTKRQQPCPRKPIIQDTEGDYELNNMHIVGTSTEIEKSFLRLTKAPEACEVRPVAVLRNSLRNVKERWIDRQDYRYACDQLKSIRQDLTVQGIRDNFTVEVYETHARIALEKGDHEEFNQCQTQLKMLYSELPNSRANEAEFKAYRILYYIFTNNTLDLTTIFQHLSKEDRENECIKHALNTRCAWATGNLHKFFVLYKTAPMMAGYLIDWIVDRERKNYLKFIIKSYRQSVPVDFIVRELAFESKSKAFEFLNQFPLSYTGSDQSHIDCKASLQVVNQNI; from the exons ATGACTGATAATTCTTCTAAAGAACCCCCGTTACAAACTATGAGTGGCATGCCACCCAACCACAACCCATGGATGTACAGTCTTTATCACCAATACAATGGGTATCACGGTGGCATGTTCCCGCAGTTTTATAATCATCAGTACTTCAATCAAATGGGAAATTCTGGAGGATTTCATAACGACGGTCAtcattttcaacaaaataagGACAATAAAGTTGATTTCGGTCATCCTCAGTTTTCCAAACCTCCGCCTTCTTTGTTAGGAATGTCTCCACTTGATGCCAGTCGTCCGTTTAATAATCAATCCCCCATCAGGTTTAATCTCTCTGGTAATAGAAAATCTGCCCCCATCCCACCAAACGAAAATCCTCTTTTGGCAAATAGCAATGCTAAGAAAAAGCGCAAGAagggaaataaaacaaacagcgAATCAAATGAAGTTTTGTTACCCCCTCTGCCAGATCATCCGCCACCGCTTCCTCCATGCCCTCCGCCTGATTTACCTAAGCCTCCTCCACCTCCTCCGCTGGATGTTCCATTACCACCTCCTATTGCAACTGAAGATATTCCCGAACCGCTAGAAGAACCTAAAAGTAACAATAATGAAGAGAATGAATTGGAGAATATTGTCCCAATTGACAAttcttcaaattttttaaaatcatctcCAATACAAACAGGAACATGGCCTGAGAGCTTAGAAAGGTACATTAAGAGATGTTATGAGAAGTGTAAAACAGCATTTGATCGTGATCAAATTGATATATGTTTAAAGGGACGTATTACAGCTGCAGCAAACAAAGATGAAATATGGACTAGAAACTGGGATGAGGAACCAATTCCTAGTGTTCATAGTGAAAGGAATAATTTGTCCGTGAAACCGGTTCGTGGTACATTAGCACTATATCAAAAGTCTGAGGCTGTTTCAGAGCTTTATAAGGGAAAACCTGCATTAAGCACAAGAGGTTTTAATGGACACAAGAGCCCTTCTCAGAGGAGGCGTAAAGCTCATTCTAGAAGTCACTCCAAATCTAAAAGCCCACCAAGGAAAAGGAATAG cACTTCATCTGGTTCCAGTGATGAAATTGACGATAAAAAGAACAAGAACAAAAATCGTCAGAAAGTCAAAGATAGATTATCATTGGATCAAAAGAAACcagaaaaatttcaaaaaaataataagaagaaaGCTTGTAATCAATTTATAGTTGAGGATGTCCAGGGCAATGCTGAAAAATTGCAGAAGAGGGCACAACGATTCGGAAATGTAAATATTCCAACCATAGCTAGTTCTGTACAAGCAAATACTAAGAGGCAGCAACCCTGTCCAAGAAAGCCTATTATACAAGACACGGAAGGAGACTATGAGCTCAATAACATGCATATTGTGGGAACATCTACTGAAATTGAGAAGTCTTTCTTGAGGTTGACTAAAGCACCAGAAGCTTGTGAAGTGCGACCTGTAGCTGTATTAAGGAATTCCCTTAGAAATGTTAAAGAACGCTGGATAGATAGACAAGATTACAGATATGCATgtgatcaattaaaatctataagaCAAGATTTAACA GTGCAAGGAATACGAGATAATTTCACAGTTGAGGTATATGAAACACATGCTAGAATAGCTTTAGAAAAAGGAGATCACGAGGAGTTCAATCAATGTCAAACACAGCTTAAAATGCTCTACTCCGAACTACCAAATAGCAGGGCTAATGAAGCTGAATTTAAAGCTTATaggatattgtattatatatttaccaacAATACATTAG ATCTTACAACAATATTTCAGCATCTCTCTAAAGAGGATAGAGAAAATGAATGTATTAAGCATGCACTAAATACTCGATGTGCATGGGCAACTGGAAACTTACATAAATTTTTTGTGTTGTATAAGACAGCTCCAATGATGGCAGGATATCTGATAGACTGGATTGTGGACAGGGAGAGGAAAAATTACCTCAAATTCATCATAAAGTC CTACAGACAGAGTGTTCCTGTGGACTTCATCGTTCGAGAGTTGGCGTTTGAGTCGAAATCTAAGGCTTTTGAGTTCTTGAATCAATTTCCTCTATCTTACACTGGCAGCGATCAGAGTCACATTGATTGCAAAGCCAGTCTACAAGTTGTTAACCAAAACATCTAA